In the genome of Gemmatimonadales bacterium, one region contains:
- a CDS encoding fumarylacetoacetate hydrolase family protein, which translates to MSRPSKIVCVGRNYAEHAKELGNAVPERPLLFFKPPSAVIGAGEAIVLPPESSQVEHEAEIGVVIGHRMRNVTAVEAELGIAGFTCVNDVTARDLQKTDGQWARAKGFDTFCPVGPAVVEGLDWRGLEVIGRVNGVERQRGSTKQMIFDIPHVLKYISGIMTLEPGDLVATGTPAGVGLLKPGDVVEVEIPGVGILSNPVRSSIQS; encoded by the coding sequence ATGTCGCGGCCGTCGAAGATCGTCTGCGTGGGGCGGAACTACGCCGAGCACGCGAAGGAACTGGGCAACGCGGTGCCCGAGCGCCCGCTGCTCTTCTTCAAGCCGCCGAGCGCGGTGATCGGGGCCGGGGAGGCGATCGTGCTGCCGCCGGAGTCGTCGCAGGTCGAGCACGAGGCGGAAATCGGCGTGGTCATCGGCCACCGGATGCGGAACGTCACCGCGGTGGAGGCGGAACTCGGGATCGCCGGCTTCACCTGTGTCAACGACGTGACTGCCCGCGACCTCCAGAAGACCGACGGCCAGTGGGCCCGGGCGAAGGGCTTCGATACCTTCTGCCCGGTCGGGCCGGCGGTGGTCGAGGGGCTGGACTGGCGCGGGCTGGAGGTCATCGGACGCGTCAACGGTGTGGAGCGGCAGCGGGGGAGCACCAAGCAGATGATCTTCGACATCCCCCATGTCCTGAAGTACATCAGCGGCATCATGACCCTGGAGCCGGGCGATCTCGTGGCCACCGGCACGCCGGCCGGCGTCGGCCTGCTCAAGCCAGGCGACGTGGTCGAGGTCGAAATCCCCGGAGTCGGCATCCTCTCCAATCCTGTACGGAGCAGCATCCAGTCATGA